One window of the Doryrhamphus excisus isolate RoL2022-K1 chromosome 10, RoL_Dexc_1.0, whole genome shotgun sequence genome contains the following:
- the si:ch211-166e11.5 gene encoding sterile alpha motif domain-containing protein 3: MSPQAKLRIILQDHEIRKLDLPDGIPDTVDELESIVREKFGLDGNFTLHYKDADFGEEYFSLTSTSDIKDKDTIKVVHIVEPPTLTLTFTDGDSSFESASVASLPNSETSVHPASSSCSSGSQDTLILSSPEQVTHRTQCWPTTFPVPNFAYDTELVLASGNEVFKKDGTYPTSAQFNDVAEALIQKHPCLKDPGSYNGCYAWQQRLKYKMASYRSKLRGLGCPELDVNSLRKKRAHEKAPAKNIKKPRRAEVNYFPPHPQGETEGTLEHVRLELLDEVKKRNNCQVISEKMAKTFSIRRQEVVNQAPQICDIRDRWPALFDATQINE; encoded by the exons ATGTCTCCTCAAGCCAAACTTCGAATCATTCTTCAGGACCATGAAATTCGCAAACTGGACTTACCGGATGGAATCCCTGATACTGTGGATGAACTTGAGTCTATTGTGAGGGAGAAATTTGGGCTTGATGGGAACTTTACCTTGCATTATAAGGATGCTGACTTTGGAGAGGAATATTTTTCTCTTACCTCAACAAGTGACATCAAGGACAAGGATACCATTAAGGTGGTTCACATTGTTGAACCTCCTACACTTACTCTGACCTTTACTGATGGGGACAGTTCCTTTGAAAGTGCATCAGTAGCCTCGCTCCCTAATTCTGAGACCTCTGTCCATCCTGCTAGCAGCAGCTGTTCCTCTGGATCGCAGGACACACTGATTCTTTCATCACCTGAACAGGTTACTCACCGTACACAGTGTTGGCCCACTACATTTCCTGTACCTAATTTTGCTTACGACACAGAGCTTGTGCTGGCCTCAGGAAATGAAGTTTTCAAGAAGGATGGAACCTACCCCACTAGTGCGCAGTTTAACGATGTTGCTGAGGCACTGATTCAGAAGCATCCTTGCCTTAAAGATCCAGGGTCATATAATGGATGCTACGCATGGCAACAAAgactaaaatataaaatggccAGCTATAGATCTAAATTGAGAGGGCTAGGATGCCCTGAGCTTGATGTGAACTCTCTCAGAAAGAAGCGAGCGCATGAGAAAGCCCCTGCAAAGAATATCAAAAAGCCAAGAAGGGCAGAGGTGAACTATTTCCCTCCTCACCCACAAGGAGAAACAGAAGGAACTTTGGAACATGTAAGATTGGAGCTCCTTGATGAAGTAAAGAAGAGGAACAACTGCCAGGTCATCAGTGAGAAAATGGCAAAGACTTTCTCCATTCGCAGGCAGGAAGTTGTCAATCAAGCACCACAAATCTGTGACATAAGAGACCGATGGCCGGCTCTTTTCGATGCAACTCAG ataaatgaataa